ATTATTTATATTCTCCTTGTAATAGTGATGGCAACGGGGACAATCATTGGGAAATATACCAGTCTTGATTATGTTTCAGACAACATCTTCGGGTCGTGGTGGTTTTGTTTGTTGTGGGCTATTGGTACTGCAGCAGGCATTGTTTATTTTCTAAAGCGAAAGATTCGTCGGCCAATTGTTATAACATTACATTTGTCTTTTGTTGTAATTCTCCTTGGTGCATTGCTAACTCATCTCACCTCTAATAAAGGTGTGGTACATCTTCGACAAGGGAAAGCGATAGATACGTATATTACCAAGGATGGAAACGAGGCTAAACTACCATTCAGTATTCAACTGAACAAGTTTACTGTATCTTACCATGCTGGCAATATGGCTGCAATGGATTATGCGTCAATTGTTACACTTATCCAAGGAGATAAGCATGAACAGTATCAGATTTCAATGAATAATATCTACTCTGGATATGGCACACGCCTTTATCAAAGTAGCTATGATGAAGACATGAAGGGTAGTTATCTCTCTGTTAATTCCGACCCGTATGGAATTCCTGTTACTTATTTAGGTTATGCTCTTCTGTTTTTCGGACTTATTGCGATGCTTATTGACCCTAAGGGAAACTTCCGACGTTTGCTCCGTAAGGAAGCAATAGCTGGCATCATGTTGGTGATGGGCTGTTTGAATACAAGTGCACAGCCTGCATTACCACGTCAGACTGCTGACGAGTTTGGAAAGATATTGATTGTATATAATGGACGAATTTGTCCTATAGAGACATATGCTATCGACTTTACCAAAAAACTTTATGGTAAGAAAAGTTACAAAGACTTTACTCCTACTCAGGTTTTAACGGGCTTTATGTTCTGGGGACAAGAATGGATGAAGGAGCCTATCTTAAGACTAAAGGGAGCTGAACTGCGTAATAAACTGAACTTAAATGAATATATTTCTCCTATGAGTTTGTTTGGACAACAAGGTTATATCTTAGGACCTTACCTACAAGATGCACATAAGCAGGAGAATGACAATGTATCAAAGCAGTTGCTTGATACAGACGATAAGATGATGCTGTTGATGGAATTAACACAAGGTAAACCCCTCAGAATCTTCCCTTATATGTCTAAAAGTAATACTGTTGACTGGTTTACACCTACTGATAGATATCCGAAAGATATGCCAAAGGAACAGCAACAGTATATTCGATCTATTCTTCCTTTAGCGGGGCAGCTTGCCAGACAGGGGAAAATAGATATGCTGAACGAGCTTATCTTAAAATTAAGAAAGTACCAATATAGATATGGTGGCAATACTATTCCATCTGATACAGTGATTAAAGCAGAGGGAATCTACAATCATTTCCCATTTGCAACTATACTTTTCATTTTTAATTTGACAGCAGGTTTACTCTCAGTCTTATTTCTTGCACATAAGAAAAGATATAGATTTTTTACCTGGTTAATGTCTCTCTCATGGTGCGTTCTTACCTTTACGTTAGCTCTGAGATGGGTTATTAATGGTACGATCCCACTTGCTAACGGCTATGAGACGATGTTACTGTTATCTTGGCTCATCATGCTTGTATCTGTTTTGACGACAAGGAAGCTACAACTTATGACAACTTTCGGATTACTCATGAGTGGTTTTATGCTTCTTGTAAGTCATCTTGGCGAGATGGATCCAAGTATTACGCCGCGTATGCCTGTGCTGAATAGTCCACTATTAAGCATTCATGTAAGTATCATCATGATTTCTTACGCACTTCTCTCTCTTACGTTTATTAGTGCGATAGCCTATTTTCTTACTTGTAATAGTAAACGAGAAAGCATTATGGCTGCTAATCGCCAGTTGACCGTTCTTTCACAGATTTTCCTCTATCCAGCCATAACAACATTGGGATTAGGAATATTTATTGGAGCTATATGGGCTAATATTAGTTGGGGAAGCTATTGGGGATGGGACCCAAAAGAAACGTGGGCTTTGATTACCTTCATGATTTATGCTATCCCCTTGCATACCAATTCTTTTTCAGCATTAGGTAAACCAAAGAATTATCATCTCTTTATGTTACTGTCATTCTTTAGTATACTTATGACCTACTTTGGTGTCAACTATATCCTTGGTGGTATGCATTCTTATGCTTAAGGTGTACATGTGTGTTGTACTCATATGTTTATTTAGAGTTAAGGAGGTCTTCGCACAAATGGTGTTGACCATTAGCACCATATGTGCGGGGCTGCAACACCACATGTGCGGAGCAGTCGTACACTAATAGATAAGGACAAGAAAAGTTCGTTTTTGTTGTTGCTTACAAACGAATAAGGTCTGAATGTTTCGCACATTCAGACCTTATTCGTTTCTAATATTGTTTTATGTCTCTACAAGAAGTAGTTCTCTAACTCCTTTATCGACTCCTCTGTTATGTCATCAATATTCTTTATAATCTCACCTTTCTCCATCAATACAATTCTATTACTGATATCTGTTGTATGGTGTAGATTGTGACTTGATATGAGAATAGAAGCCTTATGTTTCGTTTTATACTCTATCAAAAGTTTTTTAAGATGATTCTGACTACTTGGGTCGAGGAAGTTGAAAGGCTCATCAAGGATAACGAACTTTGGACAAGAGAGTAGGGCAGCAACTATGCCAACCTTCTGTTTGTTTCCTGCAGATAGTTCACGGATATATACTTTTCTGCCAAGAACCTCATCGCCAAGGAAGGATTGTAAGTTGTTAAGTCTTTCTTCCATCTCCAGTTCTTCAATGTTATTGACTTTCGCAATAAAGGTAAAGAACTCCTTTGGCGTAAGGAACTCTATTAAAAAACTCTCATCAAGATAAGCAGCTATATAACTTTTCCATGCGTCTTCAAGATGAGAAACTAAAGTCATATTGCTGTTAAGATTTGCTTTATCCTGTTGACTGTTTTCATCAGTAAGACAGAAGTTTACGATACCACTGTCGGCTTTGATTAGATTAAGAATCAGACGGAAGAGAGTTGTCTTACCAGCGCCATTATTCCCAACAAGACCAATAATCTCGTTGGAGGGAAAACAAAATTCGGGGATAGACACAGCTGTCTTATCCCCGAATTTCTTTATAAGGTTATTAACGGATATCGCGACCATGACAATTCTTAAATTTCTTACCACTACCACATGGACATGGGTCGTTTGGACGTGGCATCTTGTCTGCACGATATGGAGTGTGGTTTACTTCCTGTGCGCCTTCGCGGGTGTCATGCTGTGCTGCAGCAACCTGGTTAGGGTCATTTAGTTCCACCTTCTCCTCTCTGTACTGCTGGCTATGCTCCTCTGGCGCAGCCTCCTGAATGTCCTCAGCTGGCTGCATCTCTGGAATCTGACCACGCATGAGTACACTTGCAGTACGATTGTTCATATCGTCAATCATGTTGTCCCACAACTTCACACTCTCCAACTTGAAGATGAGCAATGGGTCTTTCTGCTCGTAAGAAGCATTCTGTACAGAGTGACGAAGGTCGTCTAACTGACGGAGATTCTCTTTCCAATCATCATCAATGATATGGAGAAGAATAACCTTCTCAAACTGCTTAACAACAGACTTAGCCTCGCTCTCATAAGCTTCCTTCAAGTCGCATGGTATGTTGTAAACGCGCTTACCATCTGTAATTGGAACCATGATACGCTCATACATTGCGCCTTGATTCTCATATACCTGCTTGATGATAGGCCATGCAACAGTCTGGATACGCTCTGTTTTGCGTGAGAAAGTTTCCATTGCAGCCTGGAAACTGCGCTCAGAAAGTTCAGAAGTGTTACCACCATTGAACTCTTCCTCCGTGAATGGACATTCCATTGCAAGAATCTTCAAGAATTGTTCCTTGCAACCCTCATAGTCATTGTTCTCAATGATATTTACACAACGGTCCCAAATAATGTTAGAGATATCCATGCCGATACGCTCACCCATCAAAGCGTGACGACGCTTCTCATAGATAACTGTACGCTGCTTATTCATGACATCATCATATTCCAACAAACGTTTACGGATGCCGAAGTTGTTTTCCTCAACCTTCTTCTGGGCGCGTTCAATACTATTTGAAATCATTGAACTCTCAATACGCTCACCCTCTTCAAAGCCGAGTCTATCCA
The nucleotide sequence above comes from Prevotella melaninogenica ATCC 25845. Encoded proteins:
- the ccsA gene encoding cytochrome c biogenesis protein CcsA, whose translation is MRTKKTLEIIYILLVIVMATGTIIGKYTSLDYVSDNIFGSWWFCLLWAIGTAAGIVYFLKRKIRRPIVITLHLSFVVILLGALLTHLTSNKGVVHLRQGKAIDTYITKDGNEAKLPFSIQLNKFTVSYHAGNMAAMDYASIVTLIQGDKHEQYQISMNNIYSGYGTRLYQSSYDEDMKGSYLSVNSDPYGIPVTYLGYALLFFGLIAMLIDPKGNFRRLLRKEAIAGIMLVMGCLNTSAQPALPRQTADEFGKILIVYNGRICPIETYAIDFTKKLYGKKSYKDFTPTQVLTGFMFWGQEWMKEPILRLKGAELRNKLNLNEYISPMSLFGQQGYILGPYLQDAHKQENDNVSKQLLDTDDKMMLLMELTQGKPLRIFPYMSKSNTVDWFTPTDRYPKDMPKEQQQYIRSILPLAGQLARQGKIDMLNELILKLRKYQYRYGGNTIPSDTVIKAEGIYNHFPFATILFIFNLTAGLLSVLFLAHKKRYRFFTWLMSLSWCVLTFTLALRWVINGTIPLANGYETMLLLSWLIMLVSVLTTRKLQLMTTFGLLMSGFMLLVSHLGEMDPSITPRMPVLNSPLLSIHVSIIMISYALLSLTFISAIAYFLTCNSKRESIMAANRQLTVLSQIFLYPAITTLGLGIFIGAIWANISWGSYWGWDPKETWALITFMIYAIPLHTNSFSALGKPKNYHLFMLLSFFSILMTYFGVNYILGGMHSYA
- a CDS encoding ABC transporter ATP-binding protein — its product is MVAISVNNLIKKFGDKTAVSIPEFCFPSNEIIGLVGNNGAGKTTLFRLILNLIKADSGIVNFCLTDENSQQDKANLNSNMTLVSHLEDAWKSYIAAYLDESFLIEFLTPKEFFTFIAKVNNIEELEMEERLNNLQSFLGDEVLGRKVYIRELSAGNKQKVGIVAALLSCPKFVILDEPFNFLDPSSQNHLKKLLIEYKTKHKASILISSHNLHHTTDISNRIVLMEKGEIIKNIDDITEESIKELENYFL